DNA from Leptospira harrisiae:
ATTTATGGTTTGGGTTCTCCCGAAGACTATATGAACTCGGTTGTGATGTTACGGATTGGAGACAAAATCGATAGAGATCAAATCATTCGAAAATTTCTTCATATTCAATATGCAAGAAACGATATTGATTTTAGCCGAGGGAATTTCCGTGTGCGTGGGGATACCATTGAAATTATGCCTTCGTATCAAGAAGAAGGGATTCGCATTGAACTGTTTGGAGATGAAATTGATGGATTGTCTAAAATCGATCCACTCACGGGAAAGGTAAAAGTAAAACTAGACAGAGTGGTTGTTTATCCGGCAAAACACTTTATCACTTCTGGTCCCAAAATCAAAGACGCCATTGAAAAAATCAAATCAGAGATGGCGGAACAAAAGGAAAAATTTTTAAAACAAGGAAAACATTTAGAAGCCGAACGAATTGAATCTAGAACCAATTATGATATGGAGATGTTGGTTGAGCTCGGTTATTGTAGTGGGATCGAAAATTATTCTCGCCACCTAACTGGAAGAAGTGAAGGTGAAAGGCCAGCATGTTTGTTAGATTATTTTCCTAATTTAGATTTTTTGCTCATCATAGATGAATCTCATGTTACTCTCCCGCAAATAGGTGGAATGTATGCTGGGGATAGATCCAGAAAACTAACGTTAGTTGATTTTGGGTTCCGTCTTCCGAGTGCATTGGACAATCGGCCATTGAATTTTGAAGAATTTGAAACGCTTACACCAATGACTTTGTATGTTTCGGCCACTCCTGACCAAAGAGAAATTGATAAAAGTGAAGCGGTCATTGAACAAATCATTCGTCCGACGGGTCTACTGGATCCAGTTGTGGAAGTTCGCCCCACTACAAACCAAATTGAAGATTTGTTAAACGAAATCAGACTTCGCATTGAAAAGAAAGAACGAATCCTGATCACAACTCTGACCAAAAAAATGTCGGAAGATTTAACTGACTATTATAAAGAAGTAGGATTAAAAATTGCTTACCTTCATTCGGAAATTGATACCATCGAACGAACAGAGATCATACGAGATTTGCGTAAGGGCGTTTATGATTGTATCGTAGGAATCAACTTACTCCGAGAAGGATTAGATATTCCAGAGGTTTCGCTTGTAGCGATTTTAGACGCAGACAAAGAAGGTTTTTTGAGAAACTATAAATCTCTCATCCAAACCATTGGACGTGCCGCAAGGAATGTAAACGGAAAAGCTATTTTATATGCAGACCGAATGACTGATTCTATTAAAAAAGCAATCAGCGAAACGGAACGCCGCCGTCTAATTCAAGAAGCACACAACACGGCAATGGGGATCACTCCTCAGAGTATCATTAAAGAAATTCATGATATCCTTCCACGCGAAATGGCGGAAGAGGATAGTAAAGAAGAAGCACTCAAGGAAATGGAAAAAGAATTCACCTTGAAGAAATATAAAACCAAAGACAAGTTACGCGATGCATTGAAAAGAGAAATGTTGCGTTATGCATCGGA
Protein-coding regions in this window:
- the uvrB gene encoding excinuclease ABC subunit UvrB, with the protein product MANFKMVSPFKAAGDQVKAIEDIAKSFGEGKNKITLVGVTGSGKTFTMAEVITRVKKPTLILSHNKTLAAQLFREFKEFFPENAVEYFVSYYDYYQPEAYVPSSDTFIEKDMSMNEEIDKLRLRATSSLLERDDVIIVSSVSCIYGLGSPEDYMNSVVMLRIGDKIDRDQIIRKFLHIQYARNDIDFSRGNFRVRGDTIEIMPSYQEEGIRIELFGDEIDGLSKIDPLTGKVKVKLDRVVVYPAKHFITSGPKIKDAIEKIKSEMAEQKEKFLKQGKHLEAERIESRTNYDMEMLVELGYCSGIENYSRHLTGRSEGERPACLLDYFPNLDFLLIIDESHVTLPQIGGMYAGDRSRKLTLVDFGFRLPSALDNRPLNFEEFETLTPMTLYVSATPDQREIDKSEAVIEQIIRPTGLLDPVVEVRPTTNQIEDLLNEIRLRIEKKERILITTLTKKMSEDLTDYYKEVGLKIAYLHSEIDTIERTEIIRDLRKGVYDCIVGINLLREGLDIPEVSLVAILDADKEGFLRNYKSLIQTIGRAARNVNGKAILYADRMTDSIKKAISETERRRLIQEAHNTAMGITPQSIIKEIHDILPREMAEEDSKEEALKEMEKEFTLKKYKTKDKLRDALKREMLRYASDLDFEKAAMFRDKMLALGPDKLES